Within the Butyrivibrio sp. AE3004 genome, the region GACATAGTAGGTTTCGGACCTCTTAAATGAATGTCCTTTGTACCTCTTGACAACAGCTGAGCTTTTCTTCCTGCTTACAGTACCTGCACTAACATAGTCTTTGTCGCGGTTCCTGGATATATGTATTCTGTAACCCGCATCTGCGTATTTTACACGGTCCCATTTCAGTTCCAGTCTGCCGCCTTTAATAGTAAGGTCAAAATCATTCCCATAATTATATGACTTTATCATAGGCTGTGCAAAAAGATATATTCTGTCCGACCATACACTTTCATAAGTCTTACCGTTTATGACCGCAACAGATTTCACTTTAAATGAATAGCATTTATTGTTATCAATCCTGGTACTGAACGAATTCGAAAGAAGCTCACCCGCCTTAATCCTTTTACCGTTTTTATCCATAAAAACATATCTGTAAGTGCCGGCAGGCTGTTCATTCCATGTAACATAAACTTTCTTCTGGTTATTATACCATCTCGCCTGTGTAAGACCACTTATCTTGGA harbors:
- a CDS encoding fibronectin type III domain-containing protein produces the protein MRKNKNLYLKQYMLFLLMFLCFLMFSEKRVSAAVSAMTQSKLSAESATVNWTKVSGAKEYYLGIGVNENDAKTAVSNHMVVVSADTIHYTFTNLNPGMRYYVVLRYLYEDKDGVKKEEQAGSMIMKTVPSKISGLTQARWYNNQKKVYVTWNEQPAGTYRYVFMDKNGKRIKAGELLSNSFSTRIDNNKCYSFKVKSVAVINGKTYESVWSDRIYLFAQPMIKSYNYGNDFDLTIKGGRLELKWDRVKYADAGYRIHISRNRDKDYVSAGTVSRKKSSAVVKRYKGHSFKRSETYYVYVEGLRKYGGQISSTGIGYVWEYKNGRVRKTYYHGKY